A single region of the Austwickia chelonae genome encodes:
- the hisD gene encoding histidinol dehydrogenase — protein sequence MISRIDLRGRELDARALREALPRADYDMDDALDVVRPICEDVRTRGAEAVREYGHRFDGVTPPHLRVPPEILSAALENLDLDVRAALQESIRRARIVHAEQMRAPHTTHVVPGGTVSQRWLPVERVGLYVPGGVAVYPSSVVMNVVPAQVAGVDSLAVASPPQRQNMGEFIGYPHPTVLAACALLGVEEVYAVGGAQAVAMFAYGAREEDGSQVCQPVSLVTGPGNVYVASAKRALRSVVGIDAEAGPTEIAILADDTADAEHVAADMISQAEHDVLAASVLVTASESFADEVASAVQRRAEQTKHRDRVVKALSGRQSAIVLVDDLDAGLRVVNAYGAEHLEIQTVNAAQDARFVTNAGAVFIGSYTPVSLGDYAAGSNHVLPTSGTSAYASGLSVQSFLRSVQFIEYTKDALEEVAESVVCLAEAEDLPGHGEAVLARRVTISDETDFSGEPLESDPAVSMMGSLSQGGARAEEKE from the coding sequence GTGATCTCCCGAATTGATTTGCGCGGCCGGGAACTTGATGCCCGCGCACTGCGCGAGGCGCTTCCGCGCGCCGACTACGACATGGACGACGCTCTCGACGTCGTTCGCCCGATCTGCGAGGACGTCCGCACTCGTGGAGCTGAGGCGGTACGGGAATACGGTCATCGGTTCGATGGTGTCACGCCTCCTCATCTTCGGGTTCCACCCGAGATCTTGAGCGCTGCTCTCGAAAATCTGGACCTCGACGTTCGGGCAGCTCTGCAGGAGTCGATTCGGAGGGCTCGGATCGTACATGCGGAGCAGATGCGTGCACCGCACACCACTCATGTGGTTCCAGGCGGAACGGTCTCTCAGCGTTGGTTGCCGGTCGAGCGTGTGGGGCTGTACGTGCCAGGGGGAGTGGCCGTCTACCCCAGTAGCGTGGTGATGAATGTTGTTCCGGCGCAGGTCGCCGGGGTTGATTCACTGGCTGTGGCGAGCCCTCCGCAACGACAGAACATGGGGGAGTTCATCGGATACCCGCACCCGACGGTCTTGGCTGCCTGTGCACTGTTGGGCGTCGAAGAGGTCTACGCAGTGGGCGGGGCGCAGGCGGTGGCGATGTTCGCCTATGGCGCGCGCGAAGAGGACGGCTCTCAAGTATGTCAACCGGTTTCCTTGGTGACCGGTCCGGGGAATGTCTACGTGGCCTCAGCGAAACGCGCCCTACGCTCAGTGGTGGGTATCGATGCGGAGGCCGGCCCGACTGAGATCGCGATCCTGGCTGATGACACCGCGGATGCCGAGCATGTTGCCGCTGACATGATCAGCCAGGCTGAGCACGACGTCCTCGCGGCCTCGGTCTTGGTCACGGCAAGTGAGTCCTTCGCGGATGAGGTGGCTTCCGCCGTACAACGCCGTGCGGAACAGACGAAGCATCGTGATCGAGTTGTCAAAGCTCTGAGCGGGCGGCAGTCGGCGATCGTTCTGGTCGACGACCTTGACGCAGGGCTGCGGGTGGTGAACGCCTACGGTGCTGAACATTTGGAGATCCAGACCGTGAATGCAGCCCAGGACGCGCGTTTCGTGACCAATGCTGGCGCTGTCTTCATCGGTTCCTATACCCCGGTGAGTCTCGGCGACTATGCAGCAGGGTCTAACCATGTCCTGCCGACGAGCGGGACCAGCGCTTATGCTTCAGGGCTTTCGGTGCAGTCTTTCCTGCGTTCGGTGCAGTTCATCGAATACACCAAGGACGCCTTGGAAGAGGTTGCGGAGAGTGTGGTCTGTTTGGCCGAAGCCGAGGATCTGCCGGGGCATGGAGAAGCTGTCCTGGCGCGGAGAGTGACCATCTCGGACGAAACCGATTTTTCAGGAGAGCCTCTCGAATCGGATCCCGCTGTGTCGATGATGGGTTCTCTCTCACAGGGTGGGGCGAGGGCCGAGGAGAAGGAGTGA
- a CDS encoding histidinol-phosphate transaminase produces MSASSSAELAVLLRPELRNRSAYGAPQIDVPVLLNTNENSYAVPDLVARAMARDIELAASTLNRYPDREFSLLREDLASYLTRTSSTSILPEQVWAGNGSNEVLLHVVQAFGGPGRSLMAFVPSYSMYPNYALSTGTRWIQGSRGVAGAGRHDLGVEDVVRQVEEARPDIVMIASPNNPTGTAVDLRVIQAVYDAAPCAVVVVDEAYAEFSRAGTISALSLLQGRPRLVVSRTMSKAFALAGGRLGYLAADTALVDALRLVRMPYHLSTATQVIARTALAHADLLLAEVEALKEQRDRIVDETLAMGLKPVPSDANFVLVDGFKDVGEAWQALLDQGVLVRDVGLPGCLRVSAGTPAEVTAFLKALQTYLSSSRTERCFPETDEERTTP; encoded by the coding sequence GTGAGCGCCTCGTCATCGGCGGAACTTGCTGTTCTGCTGCGCCCGGAGCTGCGTAACCGTTCGGCCTACGGTGCTCCCCAGATAGACGTGCCCGTTCTGCTGAACACCAACGAGAACTCTTATGCGGTACCTGATCTGGTGGCCAGGGCCATGGCTCGAGACATCGAGCTGGCCGCATCGACCCTGAATCGCTATCCAGACCGTGAGTTCTCTTTACTGAGAGAGGATTTAGCGAGCTATCTCACTCGGACGAGCAGTACTTCGATCCTGCCGGAACAGGTGTGGGCGGGCAATGGATCCAATGAGGTTCTACTGCACGTGGTTCAAGCTTTCGGGGGTCCGGGACGGTCGTTGATGGCTTTCGTGCCGTCCTATTCGATGTATCCCAATTACGCTTTAAGTACCGGTACGAGATGGATCCAGGGGTCCCGGGGAGTCGCTGGCGCGGGTCGTCATGACCTCGGCGTGGAGGACGTGGTCCGACAGGTGGAGGAAGCCCGCCCCGACATCGTGATGATCGCCTCGCCGAACAACCCCACTGGTACCGCAGTCGATCTGCGAGTCATCCAAGCGGTCTACGACGCAGCGCCTTGCGCAGTAGTCGTGGTCGATGAGGCCTATGCGGAATTCTCTAGAGCAGGAACAATATCGGCGCTTTCCTTACTCCAAGGTCGCCCTCGTCTGGTGGTCAGTCGCACGATGAGTAAAGCTTTTGCTCTGGCGGGTGGTCGGCTGGGCTACCTTGCCGCAGATACAGCACTCGTGGATGCCTTGCGATTGGTGCGGATGCCTTACCATCTGTCGACGGCTACTCAAGTGATCGCACGCACTGCACTGGCGCACGCTGACCTGTTGCTGGCTGAAGTCGAGGCGCTGAAGGAACAGCGGGACCGGATTGTCGACGAGACTCTTGCCATGGGCTTGAAACCGGTGCCCTCGGATGCCAATTTTGTTCTGGTTGATGGTTTTAAGGATGTAGGGGAGGCATGGCAGGCTCTTCTTGACCAGGGGGTTCTGGTCCGTGATGTAGGCCTGCCAGGCTGCCTGCGGGTGAGTGCAGGGACGCCTGCCGAGGTGACGGCATTCTTGAAGGCATTGCAGACATACCTCTCGTCATCGCGGACCGAGCGGTGTTTCCCGGAGACCGATGAAGAACGGACGACCCCATGA
- the hisB gene encoding imidazoleglycerol-phosphate dehydratase HisB has protein sequence MSDTSTTPAARVAQIRRETLESRIDLEVDLDGSGASEISTGVPFYDHMLISFAKHSLIDLRIEAVGDVHIDAHHTVEDVAICLGDAISQALGDKRGISRFGDAVVPLDEALVQAVVDVAGRPYCMHTGEPEGQQYVMIGGHFVGSLTRHVWETLAHHAQIALHVRVLGGRDPHHIVEAQFKAVARAMRAALSRDARVTGVPSAKGSL, from the coding sequence ATGAGCGACACATCAACCACGCCCGCCGCTCGAGTGGCGCAGATTCGACGGGAGACCCTGGAGAGCCGTATCGACCTTGAGGTGGACCTCGACGGATCGGGAGCTTCGGAGATCTCGACGGGTGTTCCGTTCTATGACCATATGTTGATCAGCTTCGCCAAACACAGCCTGATTGATCTGCGGATCGAGGCGGTCGGCGATGTGCATATCGATGCGCATCACACGGTTGAGGACGTGGCGATTTGTCTCGGAGACGCCATCTCTCAAGCGTTGGGAGACAAACGGGGGATCAGCCGCTTTGGCGATGCCGTCGTCCCGCTCGATGAAGCTTTGGTCCAAGCTGTCGTCGATGTGGCTGGTCGACCCTACTGCATGCACACCGGGGAGCCTGAAGGGCAGCAGTACGTCATGATCGGCGGGCATTTTGTGGGTTCGCTCACCCGGCATGTCTGGGAAACACTGGCTCATCACGCACAAATCGCTTTGCACGTTCGGGTATTGGGTGGCAGGGATCCCCATCACATCGTGGAAGCGCAGTTCAAGGCGGTTGCTCGTGCGATGCGCGCAGCCCTGTCTCGTGATGCGAGGGTGACCGGCGTGCCCAGTGCGAAAGGGTCGCTGTGA
- the hisH gene encoding imidazole glycerol phosphate synthase subunit HisH, which yields MTSGSRHVVVLDYGSGNVRSAVRMLQRVGAEVSLTADPDQVLQADGLVVPGVGNFHACMTGLFRAGAAGLIDRRLSGGRPVLGICVGMQAMFEGSDEPSKEKRPGLGQWPGKIQRLPSAIVPHMGWSSVRPGEGSQLFAGVQDELFYFVHSYAALEWSLRQEGPFSAVAPTVTWAEREAPFVAAVENGPLCATQFHPEKSGDAGAHLLRNWLSML from the coding sequence ATGACCTCTGGTTCGAGGCACGTGGTGGTGCTTGATTACGGGAGCGGGAATGTTCGTTCGGCGGTGCGGATGCTGCAACGAGTTGGAGCTGAGGTCTCCTTGACCGCAGATCCTGATCAGGTACTCCAGGCTGATGGCCTGGTCGTGCCCGGTGTTGGTAATTTTCACGCGTGCATGACGGGGCTTTTCCGAGCGGGCGCAGCGGGGCTCATCGACCGCCGTCTGTCAGGGGGGCGCCCGGTTCTGGGCATCTGCGTGGGGATGCAGGCCATGTTCGAGGGGTCTGACGAGCCTTCGAAAGAGAAACGGCCTGGGTTGGGGCAATGGCCTGGCAAGATCCAGCGGTTGCCTTCAGCGATAGTGCCGCACATGGGGTGGAGCAGCGTGAGGCCAGGAGAGGGTAGTCAACTGTTCGCCGGTGTGCAGGATGAGTTGTTCTATTTCGTGCATTCATACGCGGCTTTGGAGTGGTCATTGCGACAGGAAGGTCCGTTCTCTGCGGTCGCTCCTACAGTGACATGGGCTGAACGCGAGGCGCCTTTCGTGGCTGCGGTGGAGAATGGTCCGTTGTGTGCAACCCAGTTCCATCCGGAGAAATCCGGGGACGCGGGTGCTCATCTGCTGCGTAACTGGTTGAGCATGTTGTAG
- the priA gene encoding bifunctional 1-(5-phosphoribosyl)-5-((5-phosphoribosylamino)methylideneamino)imidazole-4-carboxamide isomerase/phosphoribosylanthranilate isomerase PriA, whose translation MTATPASTELQLLPAVDIVGGQAVQLVQGVAGTGGEFGDPYESAMRWQREGAQWLHLVDLDAAFSRGSNYDLIASIIERLDLQVELSGGIRDQETLDRALATGCRRVNIGTAALEDPEWTARAIAEHGDRVAIGLDVRGETLAARGWTSEGGDLWETLNRLDAEGCSRYVVTDVKRDGMLSGPNVELLREVCARTNRPVIASGGVSTLSDIESLRELVPVGVEGAIVGSALYKGAFSLPEALATAGTVQ comes from the coding sequence ATGACTGCCACTCCTGCATCCACAGAGCTCCAGCTGCTGCCTGCAGTGGACATCGTTGGTGGGCAGGCCGTTCAACTTGTGCAGGGAGTCGCTGGCACCGGCGGAGAGTTCGGTGATCCTTATGAATCAGCGATGCGTTGGCAGCGGGAGGGCGCCCAATGGCTGCATTTGGTGGACCTTGATGCCGCTTTCAGCCGAGGAAGTAATTACGATCTGATCGCTTCGATCATCGAACGCTTGGACCTCCAGGTAGAGCTTTCTGGTGGGATTCGTGACCAGGAAACCTTGGATCGTGCGTTGGCGACTGGTTGCCGTCGGGTGAACATCGGCACTGCCGCGTTGGAAGACCCAGAGTGGACGGCTCGGGCTATCGCCGAGCACGGTGACCGGGTCGCCATCGGTCTGGATGTGAGAGGCGAGACTTTGGCTGCCCGAGGCTGGACCAGCGAGGGCGGTGACCTCTGGGAGACTCTGAACCGTTTGGATGCAGAAGGATGCTCTCGATACGTGGTGACTGATGTGAAGCGTGACGGGATGTTGTCCGGCCCCAATGTGGAGTTGCTGCGCGAGGTCTGCGCGAGGACTAACCGTCCGGTGATTGCCTCCGGCGGAGTGTCGACTTTGTCTGACATCGAGTCCTTACGCGAGTTGGTACCGGTGGGGGTCGAAGGCGCTATCGTCGGTTCGGCGCTATATAAGGGGGCTTTTTCTCTGCCCGAGGCCTTGGCCACAGCAGGCACTGTGCAGTGA
- a CDS encoding SseB family protein, which yields MTRRLENGGVGAASAMSLSDTHGVPWSGRSLSPSPFAGDEGTADPQLVRALAAVGVAEMAERARAEATAVEILSASRLVVPLLAMPESGSGANVGAMATALLMAPDGTKALPLFTGVDALASWDPRARPVPMTAAQAAEAALSEEGCHTAVVDVADSHGMVLRMSQLWSLALGEAWVPADQDPVVCRAAANAAESVHGVHAVMVVEGWGELPGALRLEVEILPGIVESQVAAALVAIGERLSADPDVRRRIDDLSVKVIRLG from the coding sequence GTGACGCGTCGACTGGAGAACGGCGGCGTGGGGGCAGCAAGCGCGATGAGCCTGTCGGACACTCACGGTGTTCCATGGTCAGGCCGCTCTTTGTCGCCTTCCCCGTTCGCTGGGGACGAGGGGACGGCCGATCCGCAGCTGGTGAGGGCACTGGCTGCAGTGGGTGTTGCCGAAATGGCAGAGCGTGCTCGGGCCGAAGCGACAGCAGTCGAGATCTTGTCGGCATCTCGCTTGGTGGTTCCCTTGCTGGCGATGCCGGAGTCTGGAAGTGGAGCGAATGTTGGTGCCATGGCGACAGCTCTGCTGATGGCGCCAGACGGCACTAAGGCTTTGCCGCTTTTTACCGGGGTTGACGCATTGGCTTCCTGGGATCCTCGGGCAAGGCCGGTGCCGATGACGGCGGCTCAGGCTGCGGAAGCGGCCTTGAGCGAGGAGGGATGTCACACCGCTGTGGTCGATGTGGCGGACTCGCATGGGATGGTGCTGCGCATGTCCCAGTTGTGGTCCTTGGCATTGGGGGAGGCCTGGGTGCCAGCCGATCAGGATCCGGTGGTGTGTCGAGCAGCGGCGAATGCTGCAGAGAGCGTACACGGTGTACATGCTGTGATGGTGGTTGAAGGGTGGGGCGAGCTTCCGGGCGCGCTTCGGCTAGAGGTGGAGATTCTCCCCGGGATCGTCGAGAGCCAGGTCGCTGCGGCTTTGGTGGCAATTGGTGAGAGATTGTCTGCTGACCCTGATGTCCGCCGTCGAATCGATGACTTGTCCGTGAAGGTCATTCGCCTGGGGTAG
- a CDS encoding MFS transporter gives MPLTPYVRVLRESRIGITVLLGLLVRTPVAACGVVLTLHVVAIGRSYAEAGVATMLLTAGVALSGPWRGRLLDKVGLRRTVWPSLVVLMVCWSVAPHLNYISLLALCLFAGMFTIPSFSIIRQAVIAAVPHRDRRTALAMDSVAVEISFMLGPLLGVWAATAWDTGKVLGGVGLAGVGAGLVMWWVDPPLRSTRSEQEISSASGDGLDQWFTPKVAVICMVAAATTIALSGTDIAVVAAMREWERTAQVGWVLALWCVGSLVGGLAYGLSSRPIPSLWLLLALGAVTFPVAWARDVATLAALVVVAGLLCAPTTTAMVDELTQVVPERFRGEAMGWHASFLQIGSALGAPIAGVAIDRGGFGAGFMAVALTSTGIAVLGMVASWVRRRGYVAASS, from the coding sequence ATGCCTCTGACTCCCTATGTCCGTGTTCTGCGGGAGAGCCGGATCGGGATCACAGTGCTGTTGGGCTTGCTGGTTCGGACTCCGGTGGCTGCTTGTGGTGTTGTTCTGACCCTGCATGTGGTGGCGATCGGGCGTTCCTACGCCGAAGCTGGGGTCGCGACGATGCTCCTGACCGCAGGGGTGGCGCTTTCTGGTCCCTGGCGTGGCCGACTACTGGACAAGGTTGGCTTGCGTAGAACGGTCTGGCCTTCCCTCGTGGTGTTGATGGTCTGTTGGTCGGTGGCACCTCATCTGAATTACATTTCCCTGTTGGCGCTGTGTTTGTTCGCTGGGATGTTCACGATTCCGTCCTTTTCCATCATTAGGCAGGCGGTGATTGCGGCTGTTCCTCATCGGGATCGGCGCACGGCATTGGCGATGGATTCTGTGGCGGTAGAGATTTCGTTCATGCTGGGGCCCTTGCTCGGGGTTTGGGCAGCTACTGCGTGGGACACCGGCAAGGTCTTGGGCGGGGTGGGGCTCGCCGGAGTTGGCGCTGGCCTGGTGATGTGGTGGGTCGATCCTCCGTTGCGTAGTACCCGATCAGAGCAGGAAATTTCTTCTGCTTCGGGGGATGGTCTCGATCAGTGGTTCACTCCGAAGGTTGCAGTGATCTGCATGGTGGCAGCGGCGACGACAATTGCTTTGTCCGGCACGGATATCGCAGTGGTCGCTGCAATGCGGGAATGGGAACGTACTGCGCAGGTGGGATGGGTGCTGGCCTTGTGGTGTGTCGGATCTTTGGTAGGAGGCCTGGCTTATGGGCTGTCTTCTCGGCCGATACCGTCGTTATGGCTTTTGCTGGCTTTGGGCGCGGTGACTTTTCCGGTGGCATGGGCCCGTGACGTGGCCACGCTCGCTGCATTGGTTGTCGTGGCTGGCCTGCTGTGCGCGCCGACGACAACAGCGATGGTGGACGAGCTGACTCAGGTTGTTCCAGAGCGTTTTCGGGGAGAAGCAATGGGGTGGCATGCTTCTTTCCTGCAGATCGGCTCTGCACTGGGCGCTCCGATAGCTGGTGTGGCGATCGACCGGGGCGGCTTCGGTGCTGGTTTTATGGCGGTGGCGCTGACGAGTACGGGTATCGCAGTGCTGGGGATGGTGGCGTCCTGGGTTCGCCGTCGTGGCTATGTGGCTGCTTCGAGCTGA
- the infC gene encoding translation initiation factor IF-3, producing the protein MRLVGPNGEQVGIVRVEDALRLAAEADLDLVEVAPMAKPPVAKLMDFGKYKYEAALKAREARKNQVNTVIKEIKLRPKIDPHDYETKKGHVVRFLSAGDKVKVTIMFRGREQSRPELGFRLLQRLAQDVTELGFVESSPKQDGRNMIMVLGPTKKKAEAKAEQRKRRDDAEAAKNAARGPEKHSAQEPVDTPAEVSEEGVPVAAATGSPNSGA; encoded by the coding sequence GTGCGGCTCGTCGGGCCTAATGGGGAGCAGGTCGGCATCGTCCGCGTGGAGGACGCCCTGCGACTCGCCGCAGAGGCGGATCTGGACCTGGTCGAGGTGGCACCGATGGCCAAACCCCCGGTCGCAAAGTTGATGGACTTCGGGAAGTACAAGTACGAAGCTGCCCTGAAGGCCCGTGAGGCTCGGAAGAACCAGGTCAACACGGTAATCAAGGAGATCAAGCTTCGTCCGAAGATCGATCCTCACGACTATGAGACCAAGAAGGGACACGTCGTCCGCTTCTTGTCAGCTGGTGACAAGGTCAAGGTCACAATCATGTTCCGTGGCCGCGAGCAGTCCCGCCCCGAACTTGGTTTCCGTCTACTGCAGCGTCTGGCCCAGGATGTCACCGAGCTCGGCTTCGTCGAGAGCTCACCGAAGCAGGACGGCCGCAACATGATCATGGTGCTCGGTCCGACCAAGAAGAAGGCCGAGGCCAAAGCGGAGCAGCGCAAGCGCCGTGACGACGCTGAGGCTGCGAAGAACGCAGCTCGTGGTCCTGAGAAGCACAGCGCCCAGGAGCCCGTGGACACGCCTGCCGAGGTCTCGGAAGAAGGCGTTCCGGTGGCAGCTGCTACCGGGTCCCCCAACTCTGGGGCATGA
- the rpmI gene encoding 50S ribosomal protein L35, with translation MPKNKTHSGAKKRFRLTGTGKVMREQANGRHLLEHKSSKYTRSIAGDLELAKPDAKKIKKLLGK, from the coding sequence ATGCCGAAGAACAAGACGCACAGCGGCGCCAAGAAGCGTTTCCGTCTCACGGGGACCGGAAAGGTCATGCGCGAGCAGGCGAACGGCCGTCACCTGCTGGAGCATAAGTCCAGCAAGTACACGCGGAGCATCGCCGGCGACCTCGAGCTCGCCAAGCCGGACGCTAAGAAGATCAAGAAGCTGCTGGGCAAGTAA
- the rplT gene encoding 50S ribosomal protein L20, translated as MARVKRAVNAQKKRRVVLERASGYRGQRSRLYRKAKEQVQHSLGYAYRDRRARKGDFRRLWIQRINAAARAHGMTYNRFIQGLKAAEIEVDRRMLAEMAVNDEPAFAALVQIAKQNVPAQTSDAA; from the coding sequence GTGGCACGCGTGAAGCGGGCAGTCAACGCCCAGAAGAAGCGTCGCGTCGTCCTGGAACGAGCGAGCGGGTACCGCGGACAGCGGTCCCGTCTCTACCGCAAGGCCAAGGAGCAGGTCCAGCACAGCCTTGGTTATGCCTACCGTGACCGCCGGGCCCGCAAGGGTGACTTCCGTCGCCTGTGGATCCAGCGCATCAACGCCGCGGCGCGTGCGCACGGCATGACGTACAACCGCTTCATCCAGGGCCTCAAGGCTGCTGAGATCGAGGTAGACCGTCGCATGCTGGCCGAGATGGCGGTGAACGACGAGCCTGCTTTCGCGGCGCTGGTGCAGATCGCAAAGCAGAACGTCCCCGCTCAGACTTCTGACGCGGCCTGA